AGCTTCACATTCGCGGCCTTTTTGTGGCCTCGGGCCACAGCGGCAGCGGCGCGCAAATCTTCGATGCGCGAATTGGTACAGGAGCCAATAAACACCTTGTCGATCTGGATTTGCTCGATCGGGGTATCGGCTTGCAGGCCCATGTAATGCAGCGCCCGTTCCAGGCTGCCGCGCTTGACCGGATCAGCTTCGTTGGCCGGGTTGGGCACGGCGCCGCGCACGTTGGTAACTTGCTCGGGCGAAGTACCCCAGGTCACTTGCGGTTCGATCTCGGCGGCGTTCAGTTCAACCACCTTGTCAAACTGCGCGCCTTCATCGGACACCAGCGTCTTCCAGTAATCAACGGCCTGCTGCCATTGCTCACCCTTGGGCGCATAGGTGCGGCCCTTGAGGTAATCAACGGTTTTCTGGTCGACCGCAACCATACCGGCGCGGGCGCCTGCTTCGATCGCCATATTGCACAGCGTCATGCGGCCTTCCATCGACAGGCTACGGATGGCCGAGCCGCCAAATTCCACGGCATAACCAGTACCGCCGGCAGTACCGATCTTGCCGATGATGGCCAGCGCGACGTCCTTGCCGGTCACGCCACGGCCCAGTTCGCCTTCCACCTTGACCAGCATGGCTCTGGATTTCTTGGCGGTGAGCGTCTGGGTGGCAAGTACGTGTTCAACTTCAGACGTGCCGATACCATGCGCCAGCGCGCCAAACGCGCCGTGGGTAGAGGTATGGCTATCGCCGCATACCACGGTCATGCCGGGCAGCGTGGCACCGTTTTCCGGGCCCACCACGTGCACGATGCCTTGACGCAGATCCTTGAACGGGAAATACGCCAGCGCGCCAAAATGCTTGATGTTGGCATCCAGCGTCTCTACCTGCAGGCGCGAGATCGGGTCCTTGATGCCCTCATCCCAATGATCTGTCGGCGTATTGTGGTCGGCCGTGGCCACCACCGAATCCACGCGCCAGGGCTTGCGACCGGCCAGATTCAGGCCTTCAAAGGCCTGCGGGCTGGTGACTTCATGCACCAGATGGCGGTCGATATAGATCAGACAGGTGCCGTCTTCTGACTCATGCACCACGTGGGACTGCCAGAGTTTGTCGTAAAGCGTCTGTGCCATGTGTTTCATCCCGGTTGGATCACACCGTTTTTGCCGGTGTGGCTGGTTGTGGCAAGGGGCCGCAGAGTCAGGCCCGTTGCCGCTTTAACTGGTTTACGGGGTACAGCTTATGCGCAAGATTTTGTACTAACAAGGCAGGCGTTTATACTGGTATAAATACTAACTGGTAACAGGATCAGCCATGTCTATCCGCCGCAAGGAACTGGGCGAGTTTCTCTCCGCGCTGCGCCAGAAATGCGAACCCGCCGCATTCGGTTTTCCGGTTGGACAACGCCGCCGCACGCAAGGCCTGCGCCGCGAAGAAGTCGCCCAGCTGGCCGACATCAGCCCCACCTGGTACACCTGGATTGAACAAGGCCGCGAAATCAGCGTGTCTGGCAAGGCGCTGCACCGCCTGGCCGTGGCGCTGCGGCTGGACAAA
The Silvimonas iriomotensis genome window above contains:
- the leuC gene encoding 3-isopropylmalate dehydratase large subunit, which translates into the protein MAQTLYDKLWQSHVVHESEDGTCLIYIDRHLVHEVTSPQAFEGLNLAGRKPWRVDSVVATADHNTPTDHWDEGIKDPISRLQVETLDANIKHFGALAYFPFKDLRQGIVHVVGPENGATLPGMTVVCGDSHTSTHGAFGALAHGIGTSEVEHVLATQTLTAKKSRAMLVKVEGELGRGVTGKDVALAIIGKIGTAGGTGYAVEFGGSAIRSLSMEGRMTLCNMAIEAGARAGMVAVDQKTVDYLKGRTYAPKGEQWQQAVDYWKTLVSDEGAQFDKVVELNAAEIEPQVTWGTSPEQVTNVRGAVPNPANEADPVKRGSLERALHYMGLQADTPIEQIQIDKVFIGSCTNSRIEDLRAAAAVARGHKKAANVKLAMVVPGSGLVKQQAEAEGLDKIFIEAGFEWREPGCSMCLAMNADRLEPGERCASTSNRNFEGRQGQGGRTHLVSPEMAAAAAIAGHFVDIRNFA